The following proteins are encoded in a genomic region of Prochlorothrix hollandica PCC 9006 = CALU 1027:
- a CDS encoding PDDEXK nuclease domain-containing protein → MSKQPQRVQNMQSEFSDVLKQIRESRQKVFAHINTALIDLYWQIGQMISQKVSSEAWGKSVVSELAKYITQNAPEIKGFSDKNLWRMKQFYETYQSDPKLSPLARELPWTHNTIIFSRCKSAEEREYYLRLCIKEHYSSRELERQISSSHFERTMLGNQKLSAVLREVHPSINHTLKDTYVLEFLGLPREHEEKELQRAIIQNMKQFILEMGRDFIFIGEEYRLQVGNQDFYLDLLFFHRGLAALVAFELKIGKFSPEHLGQLNFYLEALDRDVKKTHENPSIGILLCRDKDEEVVEYALSRNLSPTMVAQYEIQLPDKKLIQAKLHELSDALEEKKQ, encoded by the coding sequence ATGAGCAAACAGCCGCAAAGAGTGCAGAATATGCAAAGCGAGTTTTCTGATGTCCTAAAGCAGATTCGGGAATCCCGACAGAAAGTTTTTGCTCACATCAATACCGCCCTCATAGACCTCTATTGGCAGATTGGTCAAATGATCAGCCAGAAAGTGAGCAGTGAAGCTTGGGGCAAAAGTGTTGTCAGTGAATTAGCCAAATACATCACCCAAAACGCCCCAGAAATCAAAGGTTTTAGCGACAAAAACCTGTGGCGAATGAAGCAGTTTTATGAAACCTACCAATCTGATCCAAAACTCTCACCACTGGCGAGAGAATTACCGTGGACACATAACACCATTATTTTTTCACGCTGTAAGTCTGCCGAAGAGCGAGAATATTATCTGCGTTTGTGCATCAAAGAACACTATTCATCAAGAGAGCTAGAACGACAGATTAGTTCCTCTCACTTTGAGCGGACTATGCTTGGCAACCAAAAACTCTCGGCAGTGCTGAGAGAAGTTCATCCCAGTATAAATCACACCCTAAAAGATACTTATGTATTAGAATTTTTGGGTTTGCCGAGGGAACACGAAGAAAAGGAACTACAAAGAGCAATCATTCAGAATATGAAGCAGTTTATCCTTGAGATGGGTAGAGATTTCATCTTTATCGGTGAAGAGTATCGACTGCAAGTAGGCAATCAGGACTTTTATCTTGATTTGCTCTTTTTTCATCGAGGTTTAGCGGCTCTAGTCGCCTTTGAGTTGAAAATTGGAAAATTTAGCCCAGAACATTTGGGGCAACTGAACTTTTATCTTGAAGCTTTAGATCGTGATGTGAAAAAAACACATGAAAATCCAAGTATTGGGATATTGCTTTGCCGTGATAAAGACGAAGAAGTAGTTGAGTATGCACTATCACGGAACTTATCGCCCACCATGGTGGCACAATATGAAATCCAACTACCCGATAAAAAACTGATTCAGGCGAAACTCCATGAATTATCTGATGCTCTAGAGGAGAAAAAACAATGA
- a CDS encoding type I restriction endonuclease subunit R, giving the protein MTYYNTIAESNNFIVLEQYSKKLKVSESYQSEYDLEGEFIQDLIRQGYQYLPSVTTPQAMLANVREQLQTLNNVQFAEGEWRRFVETYLDKPSDSITDKTRKIHDDYIYDFVFDDGHIQNIYLLDKKNLARNKVQVIKQFEQKGTQANRYDVTILVNGLPLVQIELKKRGVAIREAFNQVHRYSKESFNTENSLYKYLQLFVISNGTDTRYFANTTQRNKNSFDFTMNWAKADNNLIKDLKDFTATFFQKNTLLSVLLQYSVFDVNDTLLVMRPYQIAATERILWKINSAYQAKQWSRIEGGGYIWHTTGSGKTLTSFKAARLATELEFIDKVFFVVDRKDLDYQTMKEYQRFSPDSVNGSDSTAGLKRNLDTDDNKIIVTTIQKLNNLMKTESDLAIYNQQVVFIFDECHRSQFGEAQKNLQKKFKRFYQFGFTGTPIFPQNALGADTTASVFGRELHSYVITDAIRDEKVLKFKVDYNDVRPQFKAIETEQDEKKLSAAETKQALLHPDRIRKISQYILNNFRQKTHRSQAGGKGFNALFAVSSVDAAKLYYEAFKQLQKDRDKPLKIATIFSFAANEEQETVGEILDEGFDISAMNSSAKEFLSAAISDYNALFTTNFSVDSNGFQNYYRDLAKQVKAKEIDLLIVVGMFLTGFDAPTLNTLFVDKNLRYHGLLQAYSRTNRIYDATKTFGNIVTFRDLEQATIDAITLFGDKNTKNVVLEKSYREYMGGFTDVVTGEARRGFVEVVTELEQRFPNPDEIVLEKDKKDFAKLFGEYLRVENVLQNYDEFANLKALQQVDINDPAAVEAFKAEHYLSDEDLTALQAIKVPADRTIQDYRSTYNDIRDWLRREKAGSEKETSTIDWDDVVFEVDLLKSQEINLDYILELIFEQNKKNKSKSELIEEVRRLIRASLGNRAKESLIVDFINQTNLDEMADKASIIDAFFKFAQAEQAREADELIRSEGLNEEAAKRYISASLKREFASENGTELNSTLPKMSPLNPQYKTKKQSVFQKIAAFVEKFKGVGGQI; this is encoded by the coding sequence ATGACCTACTACAACACGATCGCCGAATCTAATAACTTTATCGTGCTGGAACAATACAGCAAGAAACTGAAAGTTAGCGAAAGCTACCAAAGCGAATATGACTTAGAGGGCGAGTTTATTCAGGATTTAATCCGGCAAGGCTATCAATACCTGCCCAGCGTAACCACCCCCCAAGCCATGCTAGCCAATGTGCGTGAGCAGTTACAGACGCTGAATAATGTGCAGTTTGCCGAGGGCGAATGGCGGCGCTTTGTCGAAACCTATTTGGATAAGCCTAGCGACAGCATTACCGATAAAACCCGCAAAATCCATGACGATTACATCTATGATTTTGTCTTTGATGATGGTCATATTCAAAACATCTATCTCCTCGATAAAAAGAACCTTGCCCGCAACAAAGTCCAAGTCATCAAGCAATTTGAGCAAAAGGGAACCCAAGCCAACCGCTACGATGTGACCATCTTGGTCAACGGCTTGCCCCTAGTGCAAATAGAGCTAAAAAAGCGCGGCGTAGCCATTCGTGAAGCCTTTAACCAAGTGCATCGCTACAGCAAAGAGAGCTTTAATACTGAAAATTCGCTGTATAAGTATTTGCAACTATTTGTTATTTCCAACGGCACCGATACCCGCTACTTTGCCAACACCACCCAGCGCAACAAAAATAGCTTTGACTTCACCATGAACTGGGCCAAAGCCGATAACAACCTGATTAAAGACCTGAAAGACTTTACCGCCACCTTTTTTCAGAAAAATACCCTACTCAGTGTGCTGTTGCAGTATTCAGTGTTTGATGTGAATGACACCTTACTGGTGATGCGCCCCTACCAGATTGCCGCCACCGAGCGCATTTTATGGAAAATCAACAGCGCCTACCAAGCCAAACAGTGGAGCCGTATTGAGGGCGGCGGCTATATCTGGCACACCACAGGCTCAGGCAAAACCTTAACCAGCTTTAAAGCGGCGCGGCTGGCCACTGAGCTAGAGTTTATCGACAAAGTGTTTTTTGTGGTCGATCGTAAAGACCTCGATTACCAGACCATGAAAGAATACCAACGCTTTTCCCCCGATAGCGTCAATGGCTCTGACAGCACGGCGGGGCTGAAGCGTAATCTGGATACAGACGACAACAAAATCATCGTCACCACCATCCAGAAACTCAATAACCTGATGAAAACCGAAAGCGACCTAGCCATCTACAACCAGCAGGTCGTGTTTATTTTTGATGAATGCCACCGCAGCCAGTTTGGTGAGGCGCAGAAGAACTTACAGAAAAAATTTAAACGGTTTTATCAGTTTGGATTCACTGGCACGCCCATTTTTCCGCAAAACGCCCTAGGCGCAGACACTACCGCCAGCGTGTTCGGTCGTGAGCTACATTCCTATGTGATCACCGACGCGATCCGTGATGAAAAAGTGCTGAAGTTCAAGGTGGACTACAACGATGTCCGTCCGCAGTTCAAAGCCATTGAAACCGAGCAGGACGAGAAAAAGCTCAGCGCCGCCGAAACCAAACAAGCCCTGTTACACCCCGATCGCATTCGCAAGATTTCCCAATACATCCTGAATAACTTCCGCCAAAAAACCCACCGATCGCAAGCAGGCGGCAAAGGCTTTAATGCCCTGTTTGCCGTGAGCAGTGTGGACGCGGCCAAGCTGTATTACGAAGCGTTTAAGCAGTTGCAAAAAGACCGCGATAAACCCTTGAAAATCGCCACCATTTTCTCCTTTGCCGCCAATGAAGAACAAGAAACCGTGGGCGAAATTTTGGATGAAGGCTTTGATATATCAGCCATGAACAGCAGTGCCAAAGAATTTTTAAGTGCTGCTATTAGCGACTATAACGCCCTGTTTACAACCAACTTCAGCGTAGACAGCAACGGTTTTCAAAACTACTACCGTGATCTGGCCAAGCAAGTGAAAGCTAAAGAAATCGACCTGCTGATCGTGGTGGGTATGTTCCTGACGGGTTTTGATGCGCCTACGCTCAACACGCTGTTTGTGGACAAAAACCTGCGCTATCACGGTTTACTGCAAGCCTATTCACGCACCAACCGCATTTATGATGCCACCAAAACCTTTGGCAATATCGTCACCTTCCGGGATTTAGAACAAGCCACCATTGATGCCATTACCCTGTTTGGCGATAAAAACACCAAAAACGTGGTGTTGGAAAAAAGCTACAGGGAATATATGGGCGGCTTTACCGATGTGGTGACGGGTGAAGCACGGCGCGGCTTTGTCGAGGTAGTCACGGAATTAGAGCAGCGTTTTCCCAACCCCGACGAGATTGTTTTAGAAAAAGACAAAAAAGACTTTGCCAAGCTATTTGGTGAATACTTGCGGGTTGAAAATGTGCTGCAAAACTACGATGAATTTGCCAACCTGAAAGCCTTGCAACAGGTCGATATAAATGACCCGGCGGCGGTTGAAGCATTTAAAGCAGAACACTATTTAAGTGATGAAGACCTGACGGCACTGCAAGCCATCAAGGTTCCTGCCGATCGCACCATTCAAGATTACCGCTCCACCTACAACGATATCCGCGACTGGTTGCGCCGGGAAAAAGCGGGCAGCGAAAAAGAAACATCCACCATCGATTGGGATGATGTGGTGTTTGAAGTGGATTTGCTGAAATCCCAAGAAATCAATCTGGACTACATTCTTGAGCTAATTTTTGAGCAAAATAAAAAGAATAAAAGTAAGAGTGAATTGATCGAAGAAGTGCGCCGCTTGATTCGAGCCAGCCTAGGCAATCGAGCCAAAGAAAGCCTGATTGTCGATTTCATTAATCAAACCAATCTCGATGAGATGGCAGATAAAGCCAGCATCATTGATGCGTTCTTTAAATTTGCCCAAGCCGAGCAAGCCCGCGAAGCAGATGAGTTAATTCGTTCAGAAGGCTTGAATGAGGAAGCAGCCAAGCGCTATATCAGTGCCTCCTTGAAACGCGAGTTCGCCAGCGAGAATGGGACTGAGTTAAATTCAACACTACCTAAAATGAGTCCGCTTAATCCACAATACAAAACCAAGAAGCAGAGCGTTTTCCAAAAAATCGCGGCGTTTGTTGAGAAGTTTAAAGGCGTAGGCGGGCAGATTTAG
- a CDS encoding MDR/zinc-dependent alcohol dehydrogenase-like family protein produces the protein MNGLWLEQQQLHWRTDLPQPVPPPGEALVQVLRAGICNTDLELLRGYYPYGGIPGHEFVGIVRSGPDRLRGQRVVGEINATCGQCPLCLRGMATHCQNRTVLGIVQRHGAFAEYLSLPVANLHPVPDAVSTAAATFTEPLAAALEIQEQIAVGRGDRVLVVGDGKLGQLVTQTLALTGCDLWVLGRHDQKLARLQALGITTTLEATIADRSFDIAVDCTGHPSGFATACHALRPRGTLVLKSTYAGKLEVDASALVVDEITVMGSRCGPFAKALDLLASGQVEVESLIQGQYPLAAGLAAFAQAQQRGSLKILLQMEPDPDLSKLGSPSPVG, from the coding sequence ATGAATGGACTTTGGCTAGAACAGCAGCAACTCCACTGGCGCACTGATTTACCCCAACCGGTTCCCCCTCCGGGGGAGGCTTTAGTCCAGGTGCTCCGAGCCGGAATTTGTAACACCGATTTGGAATTGCTGCGGGGCTATTATCCCTATGGGGGCATTCCCGGCCATGAATTTGTGGGAATTGTGCGATCGGGGCCAGATCGGTTACGGGGGCAGCGGGTGGTGGGGGAAATTAACGCCACCTGTGGTCAGTGCCCCCTCTGCCTCAGGGGAATGGCGACCCATTGCCAAAATCGCACCGTTTTGGGTATTGTCCAGCGCCACGGAGCCTTTGCCGAGTATCTCTCCCTGCCCGTAGCCAACCTCCACCCTGTACCTGATGCAGTCTCAACCGCTGCCGCCACCTTTACGGAACCCTTGGCCGCTGCCTTGGAAATTCAAGAACAGATTGCTGTGGGCCGGGGCGATCGGGTGTTGGTGGTGGGGGATGGCAAATTGGGGCAACTGGTGACCCAAACCCTGGCCCTCACCGGCTGCGACCTCTGGGTACTGGGTCGCCATGACCAAAAGCTGGCCCGCCTCCAAGCCTTGGGGATTACTACGACCCTGGAGGCAACCATTGCCGATCGTAGCTTTGATATTGCCGTAGACTGCACCGGCCATCCCAGTGGTTTTGCCACCGCTTGCCATGCCCTCCGTCCCCGGGGCACCCTGGTGCTGAAAAGTACCTATGCCGGCAAACTGGAGGTGGATGCCTCGGCCCTCGTGGTGGATGAAATCACCGTCATGGGTTCCCGCTGTGGTCCCTTTGCCAAAGCCCTGGATCTGTTGGCTTCGGGTCAAGTGGAAGTGGAAAGTTTGATCCAAGGGCAGTATCCCCTGGCGGCGGGTCTAGCCGCGTTTGCCCAGGCCCAACAACGGGGCAGCTTGAAAATTTTATTGCAGATGGAACCGGATCCTGATCTGTCCAAGCTCGGATCCCCATCTCCTGTTGGCTGA
- the thiD gene encoding bifunctional hydroxymethylpyrimidine kinase/phosphomethylpyrimidine kinase, with translation MVKPMILDQPSQSPGTVGLTLPVALTIAGSDSGGGAGIQADLKTFAFLNVHGTCALTCVTAQNTLGVTQVAAMDPSLVVAQIEAVITDLGVQSLKTGMLLTGDIMIAVGDTLSQYPKIPWVLDPVMVSRSGSKLMDDRAIGILQSQLLPRATLITPNRYEAEILSGIRVTDAASQEQAARIIHDRYPTAVVLVKGGGLQGSAQGVDWWWDGQRSQALRTETVDTPHTHGTGCTLSAAIAAFLAQGYGLWDATLQAKIYVTQALHHSLALGQGQGPVGHSFPILGRDWEGSD, from the coding sequence ATGGTTAAACCGATGATCCTAGACCAGCCCTCGCAATCCCCTGGCACCGTGGGGTTAACGCTGCCCGTCGCCCTTACCATTGCGGGATCCGATAGTGGTGGGGGAGCCGGTATTCAGGCCGATCTCAAAACCTTCGCCTTTTTAAACGTCCATGGCACCTGTGCCCTGACCTGTGTGACGGCCCAAAACACCTTGGGGGTCACCCAAGTGGCTGCTATGGATCCGAGTTTGGTCGTTGCCCAAATTGAGGCTGTGATCACAGATTTGGGGGTACAGTCCCTGAAAACGGGAATGCTCCTCACCGGGGACATTATGATAGCCGTGGGCGACACCCTAAGCCAGTATCCAAAGATTCCTTGGGTCTTAGATCCGGTGATGGTGTCCCGATCGGGGTCCAAACTCATGGACGATCGGGCCATTGGCATTTTGCAATCTCAGCTTCTGCCTCGGGCAACCCTGATCACCCCCAACCGCTATGAAGCTGAAATCCTCAGCGGCATTAGGGTCACAGATGCTGCGAGCCAGGAACAAGCAGCGCGAATTATTCACGATCGCTACCCGACGGCGGTGGTGCTGGTGAAAGGGGGCGGTTTGCAGGGATCGGCCCAGGGGGTGGACTGGTGGTGGGATGGACAGCGATCCCAGGCATTACGGACAGAAACCGTGGATACTCCCCACACCCACGGCACCGGCTGCACTCTGTCAGCGGCGATCGCGGCCTTCTTAGCCCAAGGTTATGGGTTATGGGATGCCACCCTCCAGGCCAAAATCTATGTGACCCAAGCCCTCCACCATTCCCTGGCCCTCGGTCAGGGTCAAGGTCCCGTGGGGCATAGTTTCCCAATTTTGGGACGGGATTGGGAAGGCTCAGATTAG
- the ftsZ gene encoding cell division protein FtsZ → MLQDSNIIPSSIARIKVIGVGGGGSNAVNRMIASDLGGVEFWAMNTDAQALLNAATIQRLQIGQKLTRGLGAGGNPAIGQKAAEESRDEIAKALEHADLVFITAGMGGGTGTGAAPIVAEVAKELGALTVGIITRPFTFEGRRRQMQADEGIAALQTRVDTLIMIPNDKLLAVISDQTPVQEAFRMADDILRQGVQGISDIITIPGLVNVDFADIRAVMADAGSAMMGIGIGSGKSRAKEAAAAAISSPLLDASVEGAKGVVFNITGGSDLTLHEVNAAAETIYEVVDPEANIIFGSVIDERLQGEVQITVIATGFGAQSAAVAATQAPRMAAPSRLSPLPRPLTSPSSPSSPPPTSLPPSNSPDRNPDIPEFLQRRRPQR, encoded by the coding sequence ATGTTGCAAGATAGTAATATTATTCCCAGTAGCATTGCCCGAATTAAGGTCATTGGAGTCGGGGGGGGTGGTAGTAATGCCGTCAACCGGATGATTGCCAGTGATTTAGGTGGTGTCGAGTTTTGGGCCATGAACACCGATGCCCAAGCTCTTCTTAATGCTGCCACCATCCAGCGACTACAGATTGGGCAAAAGTTAACCCGTGGTTTGGGGGCCGGGGGTAACCCTGCCATTGGTCAAAAGGCCGCAGAAGAATCCCGTGACGAAATTGCCAAAGCCCTAGAACACGCTGACTTGGTTTTCATCACTGCCGGTATGGGGGGAGGAACGGGCACCGGTGCAGCGCCGATCGTGGCCGAAGTTGCCAAGGAACTGGGGGCTTTAACGGTGGGCATCATCACCCGCCCCTTTACCTTTGAGGGTAGACGACGGCAAATGCAAGCCGATGAAGGCATTGCTGCCTTACAAACCAGGGTTGATACCCTGATCATGATCCCCAACGATAAGCTCCTGGCGGTGATTTCCGATCAGACCCCGGTGCAGGAAGCCTTTCGCATGGCCGATGATATTCTACGCCAAGGGGTTCAGGGCATCTCTGACATCATCACCATTCCCGGCTTAGTCAATGTGGACTTTGCAGACATCCGGGCAGTGATGGCGGATGCCGGATCGGCCATGATGGGCATTGGCATTGGGTCGGGCAAGTCTCGGGCCAAGGAAGCAGCGGCGGCGGCTATCTCTTCGCCTCTCCTCGATGCGTCGGTGGAAGGGGCTAAGGGTGTGGTCTTTAACATTACGGGCGGCTCCGATCTCACCCTCCATGAGGTTAATGCAGCAGCGGAGACCATCTACGAAGTAGTGGATCCAGAAGCTAATATTATTTTTGGTTCCGTCATTGATGAGCGCCTCCAGGGAGAAGTGCAAATTACGGTTATTGCCACAGGATTTGGGGCACAGTCAGCAGCGGTGGCGGCAACTCAGGCTCCCCGCATGGCTGCTCCCAGCCGCCTCAGTCCTTTACCTCGCCCCCTCACCTCCCCCTCGTCCCCCAGTTCACCCCCCCCCACCTCATTACCTCCGAGCAACAGCCCCGATCGCAACCCCGATATCCCTGAATTTCTCCAACGCCGCCGCCCCCAACGTTAG
- a CDS encoding cell division protein FtsQ/DivIB, with the protein MNPVSPVTAENLAQRRRHLKRQRRLKVLRTLWRTLMVSGITVGVFWGFTRPIWLIQTPSQVQIQGNTMLSTQAILSLLPLDYPISLFHIRPQVLKETLETSAPIREASISRQLIPPQVVIHVQERRPVAQATAFNASPSSANTPGASGAAPTVQGLLDDRGFWIDQADLTQLGSGVPLPSLTVLGMRENYLALWPQLYAALQNSPVKVQEIDWRDPDNLILKTELGIIHCGAFSARFPEQLAVLDRMRDIENRPEVGQLAYIDLSRPDTPYLQMLKPKEKGSLP; encoded by the coding sequence GTGAATCCGGTATCCCCTGTTACTGCCGAGAACCTAGCCCAGCGTCGTCGCCATCTTAAACGCCAACGCAGGCTCAAAGTGCTGCGCACCCTCTGGCGTACCCTGATGGTCAGTGGTATCACCGTGGGAGTTTTCTGGGGTTTTACGCGCCCCATTTGGCTGATCCAGACCCCCAGCCAAGTGCAGATCCAAGGCAACACCATGCTGTCCACCCAAGCGATCCTCTCCCTGCTCCCCCTCGACTATCCCATCTCCCTTTTTCACATTCGACCCCAGGTTCTCAAAGAAACCTTAGAAACCTCTGCCCCCATTCGGGAAGCCAGCATCAGCCGCCAGCTTATCCCTCCCCAAGTGGTCATCCACGTCCAAGAGCGCCGTCCCGTTGCCCAGGCCACTGCCTTTAATGCCTCTCCCAGCAGCGCTAATACCCCTGGTGCGTCTGGGGCAGCGCCTACGGTGCAAGGTCTCTTGGACGATCGCGGATTTTGGATTGATCAAGCCGACCTAACCCAGCTTGGCTCCGGTGTCCCCTTGCCGAGCTTGACGGTGCTGGGAATGCGGGAAAACTATCTGGCTCTCTGGCCCCAACTCTATGCCGCCCTGCAAAATAGTCCCGTTAAGGTGCAGGAAATTGACTGGCGCGATCCCGATAACCTGATCCTGAAGACGGAACTAGGGATCATCCACTGTGGAGCCTTTAGTGCCCGATTCCCAGAGCAATTAGCGGTCCTCGATCGTATGAGAGACATTGAAAATCGACCGGAAGTGGGTCAACTAGCCTATATCGACCTCAGTCGCCCCGATACTCCCTATTTACAAATGCTAAAACCTAAAGAAAAGGGAAGTCTACCTTGA
- a CDS encoding M23 family metallopeptidase yields MVEFNGLKASSPSWGRSQPRSSFPASLDPTTRIGRRRSPISPLALGSLLAGTIALTSGWIGDAVAQEADSPTAPPESVDSNPNPNAEPPITPLDLSDLPEPDLPRLPAASTPPPSPSRPDVIFQNPTSPTSPTNPSRAISPSATNGAIVPQSPVTVRLEPPTSAPPPSSTPPGLSPSDAGLLVLSERSTGCEATIQLGGDIPAGLCGYGPGQLGSSGSGFAGLPGMPPSPSGVAVNSLGFLPGPSTQVADYYARSAQPLARLGNGDRSLIFPLAGLVSLTSSFGWRLHPLFGDWRLHTGADFGADWGTPVYAVASGQVTIADFLGGYGLTVVLRREDGSEEVLYGHLSEIFVQPGTWVEQGTAIGRVGSTGNSTGPHLHLELRQLTADGWIAIDPQPYLQGSPAPGAIAGGSQPETAWDLQLLGAGFMDPTTPLEQMVTWLVTTLIQLGSSSSQSS; encoded by the coding sequence ATGGTTGAGTTCAATGGCTTGAAGGCAAGCTCCCCATCCTGGGGGCGATCGCAGCCTCGATCGTCCTTCCCAGCCTCACTGGACCCTACGACTAGGATCGGGCGGCGGCGATCGCCCATCTCCCCCTTGGCCCTAGGCTCACTGCTAGCGGGCACGATCGCCCTAACCAGCGGCTGGATCGGGGACGCAGTGGCCCAGGAGGCAGATTCCCCCACCGCCCCACCGGAATCCGTGGACTCCAATCCGAACCCCAATGCTGAACCCCCCATTACGCCCCTGGATCTGTCGGATCTGCCAGAACCCGACTTACCCCGTCTACCTGCCGCCTCAACCCCCCCTCCTAGCCCCTCCCGGCCTGATGTCATCTTCCAAAATCCCACCAGTCCCACCAGTCCCACCAATCCATCGAGGGCGATCTCTCCGTCTGCGACTAATGGGGCGATCGTGCCCCAGTCTCCGGTCACCGTCCGGCTAGAGCCTCCCACCTCAGCCCCTCCCCCGTCATCCACCCCTCCCGGCTTAAGCCCCAGCGATGCTGGATTACTCGTCTTGTCGGAACGCTCCACCGGCTGCGAAGCCACCATTCAACTGGGGGGCGATATTCCCGCAGGGTTATGTGGCTATGGGCCGGGCCAACTGGGCAGCAGCGGCTCAGGCTTTGCTGGACTGCCGGGAATGCCCCCCTCCCCCTCTGGCGTAGCCGTCAACAGTTTGGGATTTCTACCCGGCCCATCGACCCAGGTGGCTGACTATTACGCCCGATCGGCCCAACCCCTTGCCCGTTTAGGCAACGGCGATCGTAGCCTGATCTTTCCCCTGGCGGGCCTGGTGTCCCTCACCTCCAGTTTTGGCTGGCGGCTCCACCCCCTCTTTGGGGATTGGCGGCTCCACACCGGGGCCGACTTTGGGGCGGACTGGGGCACTCCTGTCTATGCCGTGGCCTCGGGCCAGGTGACCATTGCCGACTTTCTGGGGGGCTATGGCTTAACGGTGGTACTGCGCCGGGAGGATGGCAGCGAAGAAGTCCTCTATGGCCACCTCTCAGAAATCTTTGTGCAACCGGGCACCTGGGTGGAGCAGGGCACCGCCATCGGACGGGTGGGCAGCACCGGTAACTCGACGGGACCCCATCTGCACCTGGAACTGCGCCAGTTAACCGCCGATGGCTGGATTGCGATCGATCCCCAACCCTATTTGCAGGGTTCTCCGGCTCCAGGGGCGATCGCCGGAGGCTCCCAACCGGAAACAGCCTGGGATCTCCAACTGCTGGGGGCCGGGTTTATGGATCCCACCACTCCCCTCGAACAGATGGTGACCTGGCTGGTTACCACCCTGATCCAGTTAGGAAGTTCATCGTCCCAGTCCAGTTAG
- a CDS encoding aromatic ring-hydroxylating dioxygenase subunit alpha, which yields MAAVQLQPALDPEALTPPTEPIPHSVPAGGPDPQRFDWTAAWYPVAFLRDLDPSQLSRFTLLEQDLVLWWDRQGQQWRAMADRCPHRLAPLSEGRIAEDGLLECPYHGWAFTGEGACDRIPQQPDGGKAQGSARACVRSFPTAECQGLLFVYPGPGELAAQTPVPRVDPIEEDPEQWVVGDIFRDLPYDALTLLENVMDSSHVPFTHHKSVGNRATASPVELEVVESDRQGFTGFWAAGPRKGTLGSQHTRFIAPGLMWHDLTAKQFGRTLTVVYVTPIRKGECRVFARFPFKFSSPRFRLLFKLVPRWFSHLGQNAVLEDDQIFLHWQERYFEQAGGSAQAAKAFYLPTRADRFVLELHRWIQTYQAPLFPDRPLPPPRTNLQLLDRFQSHTQHCRACRQALARIQRLRTALILGTIALWALAPIVTVFGPVQPGAIAVVLGVITLIAGSTGFALGQLERKFHEGRRIPPRNHT from the coding sequence ATGGCCGCCGTTCAACTGCAACCCGCCTTAGATCCTGAAGCCTTAACTCCCCCGACGGAGCCGATCCCCCATTCTGTTCCTGCGGGAGGTCCCGATCCCCAGCGCTTCGACTGGACTGCCGCTTGGTACCCTGTGGCCTTTTTGAGGGATCTCGATCCTAGCCAACTGAGCCGCTTTACCCTGTTGGAGCAGGACTTAGTGCTGTGGTGGGATCGCCAGGGACAACAGTGGCGGGCCATGGCCGATCGCTGTCCCCATCGCCTTGCTCCCTTATCCGAGGGGCGCATCGCCGAGGATGGGTTATTGGAATGTCCTTACCATGGCTGGGCCTTTACGGGGGAGGGTGCCTGCGATCGCATTCCCCAGCAGCCGGACGGGGGCAAGGCCCAAGGGTCAGCCCGGGCCTGCGTGCGATCGTTCCCGACGGCAGAGTGCCAGGGGCTACTGTTTGTCTATCCCGGCCCAGGGGAACTGGCGGCCCAGACACCGGTGCCTCGGGTTGATCCCATTGAGGAAGATCCGGAGCAGTGGGTCGTGGGGGATATTTTCCGGGATTTGCCCTACGATGCCCTGACCCTGCTGGAGAATGTCATGGACTCCAGCCATGTCCCCTTTACCCACCATAAATCCGTCGGCAACCGGGCCACCGCATCGCCCGTGGAGTTGGAAGTCGTGGAGTCCGATCGCCAAGGCTTCACCGGCTTCTGGGCAGCAGGACCCCGCAAAGGAACCCTGGGCAGTCAGCATACCCGCTTCATTGCCCCAGGGCTGATGTGGCATGACCTCACCGCCAAACAATTTGGTCGCACCCTCACCGTGGTCTATGTCACCCCCATCCGCAAGGGAGAATGTCGGGTCTTTGCCCGTTTCCCCTTTAAGTTTTCCTCCCCCCGGTTCCGCCTGTTATTTAAGCTGGTCCCCCGGTGGTTTTCCCACCTGGGGCAAAATGCCGTGCTGGAGGATGACCAAATCTTTCTCCATTGGCAGGAACGCTATTTTGAACAGGCTGGAGGCAGTGCCCAGGCAGCGAAAGCCTTTTACTTACCCACCCGTGCCGATCGCTTTGTCTTAGAGTTACACCGCTGGATCCAAACCTACCAAGCCCCCCTCTTTCCCGATCGGCCCCTCCCTCCACCCCGTACTAATCTCCAACTCCTCGATCGCTTCCAGTCCCACACCCAACATTGCCGCGCCTGTCGCCAAGCCCTGGCCCGCATCCAGCGCCTCCGCACGGCCCTGATTCTGGGGACGATCGCCCTCTGGGCGCTGGCTCCGATCGTCACCGTGTTTGGGCCAGTGCAGCCCGGTGCGATCGCGGTGGTTTTAGGGGTGATCACCCTCATCGCCGGGTCCACAGGGTTTGCCCTGGGGCAATTAGAGCGGAAATTCCATGAAGGGCGGCGGATTCCCCCCCGTAACCATACCTAA